From the genome of Impatiens glandulifera chromosome 9, dImpGla2.1, whole genome shotgun sequence, one region includes:
- the LOC124913803 gene encoding probable LRR receptor-like serine/threonine-protein kinase At3g47570 — MKKICSSLMITITSLMAAVILHHLIIISSFSNSISMAAAAAAIPNFNNNNNNNIGADQSALLALKSHVTSDPFHILENNWTGGTTHDVVCSWVGVTCGLRHRRVTSLDLNSMGLVGTIPPQMGNLTFLLRLDLSNNSFHGTLPEEMARLRRLKYVSVAYNGFAEKVPLWLGNCTDIEQVLFQNNSFSGLIPQEIGKLQKLKVLNIGHNQLTGSIPLSLFNVSTLQAIILNDNDLSGELPADFCHYLPDLENLFLSLNQLEGPIPSSIGSCSKLLLLRLSRNLFVGQIPDTIGNLTNLQVISISSNSLTGPIPHEMRQLVNLEQLNLWRNGLTGPIPNDIWNSYSLYYVDLSENNLTGAIPEELGRLHNLETLQMDTNKLTGSIPQSIFNSSKLLTLSFASNQLSGGNLPPNLGLSAPNLEEIYLGGNQFNGVIPNSISNASNLMILDLSENQFSGPIPSSLGDLRLLQLLLLHDNNFTGDPSSPGLKFLVSLTNCRNLITLSIGINPLNGILPSSIGNLSTSLKTFYFYDSGIMGKIPPEIGNLTRLESLSFSNNKLTGSLPETLQELRNLQGLRADKNRLQGSIPNWICDLWQLSLLQLADNDFSGPLPACLANISSLRQFYVYSNRLVSDIPSDIFSLADLLVLDLSNNSFNGHLSPDIGNLKAAITIDLSYNKLSGELPDTIEGLTNLINLYLSYNKFQGLIPESLGKMLSLENLDLSENELSGAIPKSVEALVYLKSFNVSFNHLRGEIPSKGPFLNFSNASFMGNEALCGSSILQLQYPPCPTSSPRKKKHTHLIILYILLPIGVVVVLFIVFLVVLRTRSQWSKKKTDQQGGLPSPLKPFERISYDNLFRATEGFSHSNLIGVGGYSSVYKGLHRDGTTIAVKVFDLKVEGGFKSFDTECEVLKSIQHRNIVGVLTSCSRPDFKALVLEYMPNGSLDKWLYSHNYFLDTLKRLDIMIDVACALEYLHYGFISPLAHCDLKPGNVLLDQDMVGHVSDFGISKLLSGDDSIAQTRTLATIGYIAPEYGREGLVSIKCDVYSYGIMLMETFTRTRPTDERFDEDEREGGLSLKKWVKDSSVEEIIDANLVRMEEKNINGNLKCVSAIMDLALACSAESPGERVDIKLVLTTLRKIRLMFLG, encoded by the exons ATGAAGAAAATATGCAGCAGTCTCATGATCACGATCACCTCTCTGATGGCGGCAGTGATTCTCCACCACCtcattataatttcttcattttctaaTTCTATTTCTATGGCCGCAGCAGCAGCCGCCATAcccaattttaataataataataataataatattggcGCCGACCAGTCCGCTCTCCTCGCCCTGAAATCCCACGTCACTTCCGACCCCTTTCACATCCTCGAAAATAACTGGACGGGTGGCACTACTCATGACGTGGTCTGCAGTTGGGTCGGAGTTACCTGCGGCCTCCGCCATCGACGAGTCACCTCCCTGGACCTCAATAGCATGGGTCTCGTCGGCACCATCCCCCCGCAAATGGGTAATCTGACGTTCCTCCTACGCCTCGATCTCTCCAACAATAGCTTCCACGGGACCCTGCCCGAGGAGATGGCCCGGCTCCGGCGACTGAAGTATGTCAGCGTCGCCTATAATGGTTTTGCCGAGAAAGTACCGCTGTGGCTGGGAAACTGTACGGATATTGAACAAGTCTTATTTCAGAATAATAGCTTCTCAG GATTAATTCCGCAAGAGATTGGGAAATTGCAGAAGCTGAAGGTGTTGAATATAGGGCATAATCAACTGACGGGTTCAATTCCGTTGTCTCTCTTCAACGTCTCGACCTTACAAGCTATTATACTGAATGATAATGACCTGTCTGGCGAGCTTCCTGCAGATTTCTGCCACTATCTTCCCGACCTGGAAAACCTCTTCTTGTCTTTGAACCAGTTAGAGGGACCAATCCCGTCCTCCATAGGCAGTTGCTCCAAGCTTTTGCTACTTCGTCTCTCGCGCAATTTATTCGTCGGCCAGATTCCCGACACAATAGGAAACTTGACCAACCTTCAGGTTATCAGTATTAGCTCTAATAGTTTGACAG GTCCAATTCCACATGAGATGAGACAACTTGTCAATTTGGAACAACTGAATCTTTGGCGCAATGGTCTCACTGGACCTATTCCAAATGATATTTGGAATTCTTACTCTCTCTATTATGTAGATCTTAGTGAGAATAACTTGACCG GTGCTATCCCGGAGGAACTTGGCAGGCTTCATAATTTAGAGACATTGCAAATGGATACTAATAAACTAACTGGTTCTATTCCTCAATCAATATTCAACTCCTCCAAATTGCTTACACTTTCATTTGCCAGCAACCAACTTTCTGGTGGCAATCTGCCACCAAATTTAGGCCTTTCTGCCCCCAATCTTGAAGAGATATATTTGGGCGGAAATCAGTTCAATGGTGTCATCCCAAACTCCATCTCCAATGCTTCAAATCTGATGATTCTAGATCTATCTGAAAATCAGTTCAGCGGTCCAATTCCTAGCTCACTTGGAGATTTGAGGCTACTTCAACTTTTACTCTTGCATGATAACAACTTTACTGGAGACCCTTCTTCTCCCGGGTTAAAATTCCTAGTGTCTTTGACAAACTGTAGGAATTTAATTACTCTATCGATAGGCATAAATCCTCTCAATGGAATCCTCCCATCTTCCATTGGCAACCTCTCCACGTCTCTCAAAACCTTTTATTTCTATGATTCGGGAATTATGGGCAAGATCCCTCCAGAAATTGGTAACTTAACCAGAttagagtctttatctttttcCAACAACAAGCTTACAGGTTCACTTCCGGAGACTCTACAGGAACTAAGAAACCTCCAAGGCTTGAGAGCCGATAAAAACAGGTTACAAGGATCCATCCCCAATTGGATTTGTGATTTATGGCAGTTAAGTTTACTACAGTTAGCTGACAACGACTTTTCTGGCCCGTTGCCGGCTTGTTTGGCAAATATTAGCTCTCTTAGGCAATTCTATGTATATTCAAATAGACTAGTTTCCGACATTCCTTCAGACATTTTTAGTCTTGCCGACCTTTTGGTGCTTGATCTCTCAAACAATTCATTTAATGGGCATCTGTCCCCTGATATTGGGAACCTAAAAGCTGCTATAACTATAGACTTATCCTATAACAAACTTTCGGGCGAATTGCCGGACACAATTGAAGGCCTAACGAACTtgattaatctttatttatcaTATAACAAATTCCAAGGACTTATTCCGGAGTCACTTGGTAAGATGCTGAGTTTGGAAAACCTAGATCTATCCGAAAACGAACTTTCAGGTGCTATTCCCAAATCTGTGGAGGCGCTTGTTTATCTCAAGTCCTTTAATGTTTCTTTCAATCACTTGAGAGGAGAAATTCCTTCAAAAGGGCCTTTCCTAAACTTCAGTAATGCGTCGTTTATGGGAAATGAAGCATTATGCGGATCTTCCATCCTGCAACTTCAATACCCTCCATGCCCGACCAGTTCTCCTCGGAAGAAAAAACACACACATCTTATTATTCTATACATTCTATTGCCAATTGGGGTGGTGGTGGTGTTGTTTATCGTTTTCTTAGTAGTGCTTAGAACACGGTCTCAATGGTCAAAGAAAAAGACTGATCAGCAAGGTGGTCTCCCATCACCTCTAAAGCCTTTCGAAAGGATATCGTACGATAACCTGTTTCGTGCCACCGAAGGATTCAGTCACAGCAACTTGATCGGAGTTGGCGGGTATTCTTCTGTGTATAAAGGGCTGCACAGGGACGGAACCACTATAGCTGTAAAGGTATTCGACCTGAAGGTGGAAGGGGGTTTTAAGAGCTTTGATACCGAATGCGAGGTGTTGAAAAGCATTCAACACCGAAATATTGTGGGAGTGTTGACTAGTTGTTCTAGACCCGATTTCAAGGCACTTGTGTTGGAATACATGCCTAATGGGAGTCTTGATAAGTGGCTGTACTCTCACAACTATTTCTTGGATACGTTGAAGAGACTTGATATAATGATCGATGTGGCTTGTGCTTTGGAATATCTGCATTACGGGTTTATAAGTCCTTTGGCACACTGTGATTTGAAGCCGGGGAATGTTCTTCTCGACCAAGACATGGTTGGTCATGTGAGCGACTTTGGCATTTCTAAGCTTTTAAGTGGGGATGATAGTATTGCTCAAACCAGGACACTGGCTACAATCGGATATATTGCTCCAG AATATGGGAGGGAAGGTTTGGTTTCCATAAAATGCGATGTGTACAGCTATGGAATCATGCTAATGGAAACATTCACAAGAACCAGGCCAACAGATGAGAGGTTTGATGAGGATGAAAGGGAGGGAGGGTTAAGTTTGAAGAAGTGGGTGAAGGATTCTTCGGTAGAGGAGATAATAGATGCCAATTTGGTGAGGATGGAGGAAAAGAACATAAATGGTAATCTCAAATGTGTATCAGCCATCATGGATTTGGCTTTGGCTTGCTCTGCTGAATCTCCCGGAGAGAGGGTCGACATCAAATTGGTCCTGACGACTCTGAGGAAGATCAGGCTGATGTTTCTTGGCTAA
- the LOC124914162 gene encoding O-fucosyltransferase 8 isoform X1, which translates to MGKQGSTRSPHATSNEDRQYRSVFETQTQQSGDPNSSLLGRRSLSAGGGDKQWIIPPPHDHHHHGILKNYDSSAKFSSCKGFFYVGKRQLWFGKHVRSILYTFALMAFLFLLDSFMFSFLDSSSPKKPISSSNLEAARTPYAVNQGAPVKMYNRLHGLASIALEEKELAGDPLDLWEEPYPQASRWKPCVDMTTSKDTRKPKESSNGFILVSANGGLNQQRVAVCNAVAVTALLNATLVIPKFLFSNVWKDPSQFGDIYQEQHFINILKNEVNIVKELPPHLKSLDFEAIGSLVTDADLVKEAKPGLYIDRVLPILKRNGVVHLLGFANRLGFDPLPFELQRLRCKCNFHSLKFVPKIQQLGTLLIRRIRKHNSARNALDKKLLGKFISNTTSQEEAAEDPSKYLALHLRFEIDMISYSMCEFGGGEKERKELQAYRNSHFPLLNQRLKKSNYVPSSKELRKLGKCPLTPEEAALVLAGIGFKRRTFIYLAGSRIYGGESRMNPLTSLYPNMVTKEDLLTPTELAPFRNFSSQMAALDFMACATADVFAITDSGSQLSSLVSGLRKYYGGGGRAPILRPDKRRLAEILAKNGTISWRGFEDRIRKMMTDDGRRERFFGESIYREPRCQECMCKKK; encoded by the exons ATGGGAAAGCAAGGCTCCACTAGAAGTCCACATGCTACTTCTAACGAAGATCGTCAGTATAGATCTGTTTTCGAAACACAAACACAACAAAGTGGGGATCCTAATTCTTCCTTACTAGGAAGGAGATCACTGTCTGCAGGTGGAGGAGACAAGCAATGGATTATACCTCCTCctcatgatcatcatcatcatggaATATTGAAGAATTATGATTCTTCTGCAAAGTTTAGTTCTTGCAAAGGATTTTTTTATGTGGGCAAGAGGCAATTATGGTTTGGGAAACATGTCAGATCAATTCTTTACACATTTGCCTTAATggcttttctttttctcttggATTCTTTTATGTTCTCCTTTCTTGATTCTTCTTCACCAAAGAAACCAATCAGTAGCAGTAATCTAGAG GCAGCTAGAACACCTTATGCTGTTAACCAAGGTGCACCGGTGAAAATGTACAACCGCCTTCATGGTCTAGCTTCCATCGCTTTAGAAGAG AAAGAGTTAGCTGGTGATCCATTAGATTTGTGGGAAGAGCCATATCCCCAGGCTTCTAGATGGAAACCTTGTGTAGATATGACAACTTCAAAAGATACAA GGAAACCGAAGGAAAGCAGCAATGGCTTCATTTTAGTGAGTGCAAATGGAGGTCTAAATCAACAAAGAGTTGCA GTTTGCAATGCAGTTGCTGTAACAGCTTTACTCAATGCGACTTTAGTGATTCCGAAATTTCTTTTCAGCAATGTATGGAAGGATCCCAG CCAGTTTGGTGACATTTATCAGGAGCAACATTTTATCAACATTCTCAAGAATGAAGTGAACATTGTAAAAGAACTCCCTCCACATCTAAAATCATTGGATTTTGAAGCAATTGGCAGTCTT GTAACCGATGCAGATCTAGTGAAGGAAGCTAAACCTGGATTATATATCGATAGAGTTCTTCCTATACTAAAGCGAAACGGGGTTGTCCATTTACTTGGATTTGCAAACCGCCTCGGTTTTGATCCATTGCCATTTGAATTGCAG AGATTGCGATGTAAATGTAATTTCCATTCGTTAAAGTTTGTACCGAAGATTCAACAACTTGGGACATTGTTGATCAGGAGAATACGAAAACATAATTCTGCAAGAAACGCGTTGGACAAGAAACTTCTAGGAAAGTTCATCTCAAATACTACTTCACAAGAAGAGGCAGCGGAAGATCCTTCAAAGTATCTTGCACTTCACTTGAGATTCGAGATCGATATGATATCCTACTCGATGTGTGAGTTTGGAGGTGGTGAAAAGGAGAGAAAGGAGCTTCAAGCTTACAGAAACAGCCATtttcctctgctcaaccaaCGATTGAAGAAATCAAACTACGTTCCATCCTCTAAAGAACTAAGGAAGTTGGGGAAATGTCCATTGACACCCGAAGAAGCTGCACTTGTTCTTGCTGGTATTGGATTTAAGCGAAGAACATTCATCTATCTTGCAGGGTCTCGAATATACGGAGGAGAATCGAGGATGAATCCTTTGACTAGCCTTTATCCAAATATGGTGACAAAGGAAGATCTTTTAACACCAACTGAACTTGCACCTTTTAGAAACTTTTCTTCTCAG ATGGCAGCATTGGACTTCATGGCATGTGCAACTGCTGATGTATTTGCAATAACTGATTCGGGTAGTCAATTATCATCTCTAGTTTCGGGTTTACGCAAATATTATGGCGGTGGTGGGCGTGCTCCCATTTTGAGACCTGACAAGAGGAGGCTTGCGGAGATTTTGGCAAAGAATGGAACGATTAGTTGGCGTGGTTTTGAAGATAGGATAAGGAAGATGATGACTGACGATGGAAGAAGAGAAAGGTTCTTTGGAGAAAGCATTTATCGCGAACCTAGATGCCAAGAATGCATGTGCAAgaagaaatga
- the LOC124914162 gene encoding O-fucosyltransferase 8 isoform X2 — MYNRLHGLASIALEEKELAGDPLDLWEEPYPQASRWKPCVDMTTSKDTRKPKESSNGFILVSANGGLNQQRVAVCNAVAVTALLNATLVIPKFLFSNVWKDPSQFGDIYQEQHFINILKNEVNIVKELPPHLKSLDFEAIGSLVTDADLVKEAKPGLYIDRVLPILKRNGVVHLLGFANRLGFDPLPFELQRLRCKCNFHSLKFVPKIQQLGTLLIRRIRKHNSARNALDKKLLGKFISNTTSQEEAAEDPSKYLALHLRFEIDMISYSMCEFGGGEKERKELQAYRNSHFPLLNQRLKKSNYVPSSKELRKLGKCPLTPEEAALVLAGIGFKRRTFIYLAGSRIYGGESRMNPLTSLYPNMVTKEDLLTPTELAPFRNFSSQMAALDFMACATADVFAITDSGSQLSSLVSGLRKYYGGGGRAPILRPDKRRLAEILAKNGTISWRGFEDRIRKMMTDDGRRERFFGESIYREPRCQECMCKKK, encoded by the exons ATGTACAACCGCCTTCATGGTCTAGCTTCCATCGCTTTAGAAGAG AAAGAGTTAGCTGGTGATCCATTAGATTTGTGGGAAGAGCCATATCCCCAGGCTTCTAGATGGAAACCTTGTGTAGATATGACAACTTCAAAAGATACAA GGAAACCGAAGGAAAGCAGCAATGGCTTCATTTTAGTGAGTGCAAATGGAGGTCTAAATCAACAAAGAGTTGCA GTTTGCAATGCAGTTGCTGTAACAGCTTTACTCAATGCGACTTTAGTGATTCCGAAATTTCTTTTCAGCAATGTATGGAAGGATCCCAG CCAGTTTGGTGACATTTATCAGGAGCAACATTTTATCAACATTCTCAAGAATGAAGTGAACATTGTAAAAGAACTCCCTCCACATCTAAAATCATTGGATTTTGAAGCAATTGGCAGTCTT GTAACCGATGCAGATCTAGTGAAGGAAGCTAAACCTGGATTATATATCGATAGAGTTCTTCCTATACTAAAGCGAAACGGGGTTGTCCATTTACTTGGATTTGCAAACCGCCTCGGTTTTGATCCATTGCCATTTGAATTGCAG AGATTGCGATGTAAATGTAATTTCCATTCGTTAAAGTTTGTACCGAAGATTCAACAACTTGGGACATTGTTGATCAGGAGAATACGAAAACATAATTCTGCAAGAAACGCGTTGGACAAGAAACTTCTAGGAAAGTTCATCTCAAATACTACTTCACAAGAAGAGGCAGCGGAAGATCCTTCAAAGTATCTTGCACTTCACTTGAGATTCGAGATCGATATGATATCCTACTCGATGTGTGAGTTTGGAGGTGGTGAAAAGGAGAGAAAGGAGCTTCAAGCTTACAGAAACAGCCATtttcctctgctcaaccaaCGATTGAAGAAATCAAACTACGTTCCATCCTCTAAAGAACTAAGGAAGTTGGGGAAATGTCCATTGACACCCGAAGAAGCTGCACTTGTTCTTGCTGGTATTGGATTTAAGCGAAGAACATTCATCTATCTTGCAGGGTCTCGAATATACGGAGGAGAATCGAGGATGAATCCTTTGACTAGCCTTTATCCAAATATGGTGACAAAGGAAGATCTTTTAACACCAACTGAACTTGCACCTTTTAGAAACTTTTCTTCTCAG ATGGCAGCATTGGACTTCATGGCATGTGCAACTGCTGATGTATTTGCAATAACTGATTCGGGTAGTCAATTATCATCTCTAGTTTCGGGTTTACGCAAATATTATGGCGGTGGTGGGCGTGCTCCCATTTTGAGACCTGACAAGAGGAGGCTTGCGGAGATTTTGGCAAAGAATGGAACGATTAGTTGGCGTGGTTTTGAAGATAGGATAAGGAAGATGATGACTGACGATGGAAGAAGAGAAAGGTTCTTTGGAGAAAGCATTTATCGCGAACCTAGATGCCAAGAATGCATGTGCAAgaagaaatga
- the LOC124914163 gene encoding nucleobase-ascorbate transporter 2, which yields MAETKPEEISHPPMDQLQGLEYCIDSNPSWGEAIALGFQHYILSLGTAVMIPTFLVPLMGGSNHDKVRVVQTLLFIQGINTLLQSLFGTRLPTVIGGSWAFIVPIFSIIHDSSLMVIEDPHLRFLSTMRAIQGALIVASSVQIILGFSQLWAICSRFFSPLGMVPVISLVGFGLFDRGFPVVGRCVEIGIPMFILFVGFSQYLKHLQTRNIPLIERFALLISIAVIWAYAHLLTASGAYKHRPELTQFNCRTDKAYLISSAPWIKIPYPLMWGAPTFNAGHAFGMMAAVFVSMIESTGAFKAASRLASATPPPAHVLSRGIGWQGLGILLGGLFGTVTGSTVSVENIGLLGTTRVGSRRVIQISAGFMIFFSILGKFGALFASIPFTIFAAVYCVFFGLVASVGLSFLQFTNMNSMRSLFITGVSMFLGLSIPQYFREYTAAALHGPSHTHAGWFNDWLNTIFLSSPTVALMVAVFLDNTLEVKNSAKDRGMPWWAKFRTFKGDTRNEEFYNLPFNLDRFFPPS from the exons ATGGCGGAAACTAAACCAGAGGAGATAAGTCATCCTCCTATGGACCAGCTTCAAGGTCTAGAATACTGTATTGATTCTAATCCATCATGGG GAGAGGCAATAGCTCTTGGGTTTCAGCATTATATCTTGTCACTGGGTACAGCAGTGATGATTCCTACATTTCTTGTTCCTTTGATGGGGGGATCTAAC CATGATAAGGTGAGAGTAGTTCAGACTCTGCTTTTCATTCAAGGAATTAATACACTTCTGCAATCATTATTTGGAACGCGATTACCGACTGTAATTGGAGGATCATGGGCTTTCATAGTTCCTATATTTTCTATCATTCATGATTCATCCCTGATGGTGATTGAAGACCCACATTTG agaTTTCTTAGCACCATGAGAGCAATTCAAGGGGCTTTAATAGTAGCATCAAGTGTGCAGATTATATTAGGATTCAGCCAACTATGGGCAATTTGTTCCAG GTTTTTCAGTCCTCTTGGAATGGTTCCAGTGATATCCCTTGTAGGATTCGGTCTGTTCGATAGAGGATTTCCAGTG GTGGGAAGATGCGTGGAAATTGGCATTCCCATGTTTATTCTGTTTGTTGGTTTCTCCCAG TATCTGAAGCATCTTCAAACGAGAAATATTCCATTGATAGAGAGATTTGCTCTGCTGATATCGATAGCAGTTATATGGGCATACGCTCATCTTCTAACAGCTAGTGGAGCTTACAAGCATCGTCCGGAATTAACCCAATTCAATTGCCGAACTGATAAAGCTTACTTAATTTCTTCTGCACCATGGATAAAGATTCCATATCCTCTAATGTGGGGTGCTCCGACTTTTAATGCTGGTCATGCCTTTGGGATGATGGCTGCTGTCTTTGTCTCCATGATTGAG TCAACCGGAGCATTCAAGGCTGCATCTCGTCTCGCCAGTGCTACTCCTCCGCCGGCTCATGTTCTCAGCCGCGGAATTGGTTGGCAG GGGCTTGGTATTCTTCTTGGTGGCTTGTTTGGGACTGTCACTGGCTCTACTGTTTCTGT AGAAAATATTGGATTGCTTGGAACAACCCGGGTTGGAAGCCGTAGAGTTATCCAAATCTCAGCTGGATTTATGATTTTCTTCTCCATATTAG GGAAATTTGGAGCTCTGTTTGCTTCGATACCATTCACTATATTTGCAGCCGTGTATTGTGTCTTCTTCGGTCTTGTTG CTTCGGTGGGGTTGTCTTTTCTGCAATTTACAAACATGAACTCAATGAGGAGCCTTTTCATTACTGGGGTGTCTATGTTTCTTGGATTATCGATTCCTCAGTATTTTAGAGAATATACAGCTGCAGCTCTTCATGGTCCTTCTCATACTCATGCTGGATGg TTCAATGATTGGCTAAATACGATATTCCTGTCATCCCCAACTGTGGCGTTGATGGTAGCTGTTTTCTTGGACAACACACTCGAGGTCAAGAACAGCGCAAAAGACAGGGGAATGCCATGGTGGGCGAAATTCAGGACTTTTAAAGGCGACACCCGAAATGAAGAGTTCTACAATCTACCCTTCAATCTAGACCGTTTCTTTCCACCATCATGA
- the LOC124916435 gene encoding uncharacterized protein LOC124916435 — protein MASRERESTGMTLISSMYSDDEDDEMEDVPDPSTSLEEADKYTEPLPTAKEDLTMLNDEEMVDSGRERDATPLASSAAIPVTQSKSQRLTPQQTLSPSQEEAVPVDYRSKKARLAIVEYGQDEVAMSPEAEDGEIMVTAGVVGSEELQTENSEIQGSFVSETSQVLTVSTHENGQLSAQLNPSLSDNLSNAVCEAEFSVHVEVVTIVEEDQAEVDPLNTFLPPPPPTKCSEELQKRINKFLDLKRGGKSYNAEVRNKKEYRNPDFLVHAVTYQDIDQIGSCFSKDVFDPHGYDKSDFYDEIEADMKREMERKEQERKKSQKIEYVSGGVQQPVIVMPSPKLTIAVGAGSGLPTVPASSTDAAVGGREGGRQSKKSKWDKVDSEKRNPLPPGGGGGDPFAAGAGAHAATFLSSANANANAGSGYTAFAQQRRKEAEEKRSSDRRERRT, from the exons ATGGCATCCAGAGAGAGAGAATCCACCGGTATGACCTTGATTTCTTCCATGTACTCAGACGACGAAGATGACGAAATGGAAGACGTTCCGGATCCGTCAACATCACTCGAGGAAGCCGACAAATATACGGAGCCGCTGCCTACCGCAAAAGAAGATTTAACAATGTTAAATGATGAAGAGATGGTCGATTCAGGTAGGGAACGCGATGCGACGCCGTTAGCCAGTAGCGCTGCGATTCCTGTAACGCAATCCAAGTCACAGCGATTGACACCTCAGCAGACTCTTTCTCCTTCTCAAGAAGAAGCTGTTCCAGTAGATTATCGGAGTAAGAAGGCAAGGCTAGCGATCGTCGAATACGGACAGGATGAAGTTGCTATGTCTCCTGAAGCCGAG GACGGTGAGATCATGGTGACTGCTGGTGTGGTTGGTAGTGAAGAGCTTCAAACGGAAAACA GTGAAATCCAAGGAAGCTTTGTTTCAGAGACTTCTCAGGTCCTCACAGTTAGCACTCATGAAAATGGTCAATTATCCGCCCAACTCAATCCATCACTTTCTGACAATTTGAGCAATGCTGTATGTGAAGCAGAATTTAGTGTTCATGTGGAAGTAGTTACTATAGTTGAAGAAGATCAAGCTGAAGTTGATCCCTTGAACACATTTCTACCTCCCCCACCGCCAACAAAATGTTCTGAGGAACTGCAA AAGAGAATCAACAAATTCCTAGATCTTAAGAGAGGTGGAAAAAGCTACAATGCAGAAGTTCGAAACAAGAAGGAATACAGGAATCCGGACTTCTTGGTGCATGCTGTGACATATCAAGACATTGATCAAATTGGTTCTTGCTTCAGTAAAGATGTATTTGACCCTCATGGATATGATAAAAGTGACTTCTATGATGAAATAG AAGCGGATATGAAACGTGAAATGGAGAggaaagaacaagaaagaaagaagagtCAGAAGATTGAATATGTTTCTGGTGGAGTGCAGCAACCTGTAATAGTGATGCCATCTCCCAAATTGACAATTGCAG TTGGGGCTGGCAGTGGGTTGCCTACGGTTCCTGCTTCCAGTACTGATGCTGCTGTGGGGGGACGGGAAGGAGGAAGACAAAGCAAGAAGTCAAAGTGGGACAAG GTTGACAGTGAGAAAAGAAATCCATTGCCacctggaggaggaggaggagatccCTTTGCTGCAGGAGCTGGTGCACATGCTGCTACATTTTTGTCTTCAGCTAATGCTAATGCTAATGCTGGATCTGGATATACTGCATTTGC GCAACAAAGAAGAAAAGAGGCAGAGGAGAAAAGATCCAGTGATAGGAGGGAGAGAAGAACCTAA